The following proteins come from a genomic window of Gossypium raimondii isolate GPD5lz chromosome 5, ASM2569854v1, whole genome shotgun sequence:
- the LOC105770882 gene encoding GDSL esterase/lipase 5, whose translation MARLSSFFIFSFFLQVALFATCCRGESKEQQHQLPKKHVPFFIFGDSILDAGNNNYINTSTLDQANFWPYGLTFFNYPTGRFSDGRLIPDFIAKYAKLPLIPPFLQPGFRQYYLGVNFASAGAGALVETFQGFVIDLKTQLRYYYKVDSWFRHKLGNDEAKATMSRAVHLFSIGTNDYASPFLTNSTILNNYNKSTYVGMVIGNITTVINGIYKRGGRKFAFINLPDLGCVPGMRIMKSGNNGSCFEEATRLASLHNKALSKLLYDLEKQLKGFKYSLFDLNSNLRQRMEHPSKYGFKEGETACCGTGEYRGVLSCGGKRPVKEFQLCKHPQKYVFWDSLHLTERTYKQLADQMWGGATSDSHDVGPYNIKQLFSNSLNHRYN comes from the exons ATGGCGAGACTTAGCTCTTTCTTCATCTTCAGCTTCTTCCTTCAAGTAGCACTCTTTGCAACATGTTGCAGAGGGGAATCAAAGGAGCAGCAGCATCAGCTTCCAAAGAAACACGTGCCTTTCTTCATCTTCGGTGATTCAATCCTCGATGCCGGAAACAACAACTATATCAACACTTCAACTCTTGACCAAGCTAATTTCTGGCCTTATGGACTAACTTTTTTCAACTACCCCACCGGAAGGTTCTCTGATGGCCGTTTAATACCTGACTTTATTG CTAAATATGCAAAGTTGCCATTGATTCCACCATTTCTGCAACCGGGTTTTCGACAATATTACCTTGGGGTCAATTTTGCTTCTGCTGGAGCTGGAGCTCTTGTTGAAACATTTCAAGGATTC GTCATCGATCTTAAGACACAGTTAAGGTACTATTACAAAGTAGATAGTTGGTTTAGACATAAACTAGGAAATGATGAAGCGAAGGCGACCATGTCAAGAGCTGTTCACTTGTTCAGCATCGGAACCAATGATTACGCGAGCCCTTTCTTGACCAATTCTACTATCTTAAACAACTACAATAAGTCCACTTATGTTGGGATGGTAATCGGCAACATTACAACAGTCATTAAT GGAATATATAAAAGAGGAGGTCGGAAATTCGCGTTCATCAACTTACCGGATTTAGGTTGTGTTCCGGGGATGAGGATAATGAAGTCCGGAAACAACGGAAGCTGCTTCGAAGAAGCGACGAGACTTGCAAGTTTGCATAACAAAGCTCTTTCCAAGCTCCTCTATGATTTAGAAAAACAATTGAAGGGGTTCAAGTATTCGCTTTTTGACCTAAACAGTAATCTCAGACAGAGAATGGAACATCCTTCTAAATATG GTTTCAAGGAAGGGGAGACAGCATGCTGTGGAACTGGGGAATATAGAGGAGTACTCAGCTGTGGGGGAAAAAGGCCAGTGAAGGAGTTTCAACTTTGTAAGCATCCCCAAAAGTATGTGTTTTGGGACTCTTTGCATCTCACTGAAAGAACTTACAAACAATTGGCAGATCAAATGTGGGGTGGAGCAACAAGTGATTCTCATGATGTTGGACCTTACAATATCAAGCAACTATTTTCGAATTCCTTAAACCACAGATATAATTAA